A genomic stretch from Nilaparvata lugens isolate BPH chromosome 8, ASM1435652v1, whole genome shotgun sequence includes:
- the LOC120352807 gene encoding uncharacterized protein LOC120352807, whose product MELISFSLFIVFRLKPKSVFAFFRSLGIVLQTDEDYNKLSNFHGTIQGNYAEELKQVVNATLKQIRKNQDWIQTYAPLIMRFYEKDSSSTVNPTSGGTSTSKPPATVSTSTSSSPTNTTTKPTSASWINKPSLLVIFMVALVTYRAQLRLF is encoded by the exons attaatatcattctcattgtttattgtttttagGTTGAAACCCAAATCAGTCTTCGCATTTTTCCGTTCTTTGGGAATCGTACTACAAACAGACGAAGATTACAACAAA CTGAGCAATTTCCATGGCACCATACAAGGCAACTATGCAGAGGAACTGAAACAAGTGGTTAATGCTACTCTAAAGCAGATCAGAAAGAACCAAGACTGGATACAGACATATGCTCCATTGATTATGCGCTTTTACGAGAAGGATTCTTCGTCCACTGTGAACCCTACCTCTGGAGGTACATCCACATCTAAACCTCCAGCTACCGTGTCAACCAGCACCTCGTCCTCGCCCACCAATACCACAACAAAACCTACAAGTGCATCTTGGATAAACAAACCTTCTCTACttgtcatcttcatggttgCATTAGTCACTTACAGAGCGCAATTAAGATTATTTTGA